One window of Paenibacillus sp. FSL K6-3182 genomic DNA carries:
- a CDS encoding toxic anion resistance protein, giving the protein MSFSMEVISEEKLKSAMEEQVKPEPEELTQLKELALNNVSTILALDIESLEKRRAVLQSIDSFGMSSMRSSSEKNALLQVSVGNLSKTGDEGGQVAKGLAELHLQLKDLDPSVIDFAKSGVLGMLFNPLRRYFVKYQKADAVISDIIISLDKGKTVLKNDNTTLEIEQHALRELTKKLQKEIQLGVLMDSEIESQIEAAKLRQESEDKILFITEEVLFPLRQRLMDLQQMLVVNQQGIMAIEVVMRNNKELMRGVDRARNVTVSALKISVTVASALYNQRIVLKKIELLNQTTDTLISGTSKMLKDQGAAIHKQSLETNISVDTMKQAFVDVLSALDSISTYKQEALPRMRETISQFRELANEGESRILRLEKGQKLGL; this is encoded by the coding sequence ATGTCATTTTCTATGGAAGTGATTAGTGAGGAAAAATTGAAATCAGCAATGGAGGAGCAGGTTAAGCCCGAGCCAGAGGAATTAACGCAGCTGAAGGAGCTGGCTTTAAATAATGTTTCTACGATTTTGGCATTGGATATCGAGTCATTGGAGAAACGGAGGGCGGTCTTGCAATCCATCGATAGCTTTGGGATGAGCTCCATGCGGTCATCCTCGGAGAAAAATGCTCTTTTGCAGGTTTCTGTAGGGAACTTATCCAAAACAGGGGATGAAGGCGGGCAGGTAGCCAAGGGCTTGGCGGAGCTGCATCTTCAGTTAAAAGATCTAGATCCCAGCGTCATAGATTTTGCGAAAAGCGGGGTTTTAGGCATGTTGTTTAACCCTTTGCGGCGTTATTTTGTAAAGTACCAAAAAGCAGATGCTGTCATTTCGGACATCATAATATCTTTGGATAAGGGAAAAACGGTATTGAAAAATGATAATACAACCTTGGAAATTGAGCAGCATGCTCTCAGGGAGCTCACTAAAAAGCTTCAAAAGGAAATCCAACTGGGTGTGTTAATGGATTCGGAAATTGAATCGCAGATCGAAGCAGCTAAACTGCGTCAAGAATCTGAAGACAAAATCCTGTTCATTACAGAGGAAGTTTTGTTTCCTTTGCGCCAGCGTCTCATGGATTTGCAGCAAATGCTGGTCGTTAATCAACAGGGGATTATGGCAATTGAAGTTGTGATGAGAAATAATAAGGAGCTTATGAGAGGGGTAGACAGAGCAAGGAACGTTACCGTTTCTGCCTTGAAAATTTCAGTCACAGTAGCCAGCGCACTCTACAATCAAAGGATTGTACTAAAAAAGATTGAGCTTCTCAATCAAACCACGGACACTCTCATCAGCGGCACTTCAAAAATGCTGAAAGATCAAGGCGCAGCGATCCATAAGCAATCACTTGAAACAAATATTTCAGTCGACACGATGAAACAGGCTTTTGTTGATGTGCTGTCGGCGTTAGATTCAATTAGCACCTATAAGCAGGAGGCGCTTCCTCGCATGCGTGAAACCATTAGTCAGTTCAGAGAACTGGCAAATGAGGGAGAGAGCAGAATTTTGCGGCTGGAGAAGGGGCAAAAGTTAGGCTTGTAG
- a CDS encoding VWA domain-containing protein, with amino-acid sequence MAGKGKAFVVIGAIAVSVFLLVYLGISLTSNLGKTKTQITTEDAAKKLDKLYKDVSVKTIQPIKGQIDLDPASIGDSLPDISKFPVSVTNTTDSFVEIFSSTEKSGTGVDGWLNEVAEEFNKSNTTVNGKPVSVMIRNIASGTAADYIRSGKYIPDAFTPSNELWGEMVKADGIQAELVSKRLVGNVTGIVATKAKYDELVDKYGSLNLKTVTDAIADNELAMGYTDPFASSTGLNFLVTALGTFDSSNLLGEKAVQGFEKFQANVPFIASTTLQMREAAKTGMLDAFVLEYQTFVNATDFKAGYVFTPFGVRHDSPLYALGDLPKDKLDIIQKFADFVEQEKYQKLAEQKGFNGLNDYKSELEAVDGSILSAAQKLWKEKKNGSKPIAAVFVADVSGSMGGEPLNRLKESLLKGQKFLGRDNSIGFVSYSSDVAINLPIGKYDTNQQSMFVGAIDSLQASGGTATFDGIVVAMKMLQDEMALNPDVKPLIFVLSDGETNEGHSLKDIRGLIETYKIPIYTIGYNANIKALQSISSINEAASINADTEDVVYKISNLLNVQM; translated from the coding sequence ATGGCAGGTAAGGGGAAAGCTTTTGTAGTGATAGGAGCTATTGCAGTGTCTGTTTTTTTGCTTGTTTATTTAGGCATTAGCTTAACTTCAAATTTAGGTAAAACAAAGACGCAGATCACGACGGAAGATGCAGCGAAAAAGCTTGATAAATTATATAAAGATGTGTCTGTGAAAACGATACAGCCAATTAAGGGTCAAATCGATCTCGATCCCGCGTCAATCGGGGATTCCTTACCTGATATTTCGAAGTTTCCGGTTTCAGTAACAAATACAACCGATAGCTTTGTAGAGATTTTCTCTTCCACAGAGAAATCAGGAACGGGTGTTGATGGCTGGTTAAACGAGGTGGCTGAAGAATTCAATAAATCCAATACGACGGTAAATGGAAAGCCGGTTTCGGTCATGATCCGTAATATTGCTTCGGGAACTGCTGCCGATTATATCAGATCAGGCAAATATATACCGGATGCTTTTACTCCTTCCAACGAGCTGTGGGGAGAAATGGTGAAAGCGGATGGCATCCAAGCTGAGCTGGTCTCTAAGCGTCTTGTTGGTAATGTTACTGGCATTGTAGCAACCAAGGCGAAATATGATGAGCTTGTCGATAAATACGGTTCTCTGAATTTGAAAACAGTAACCGACGCTATCGCGGATAATGAGTTGGCTATGGGGTATACAGATCCATTTGCCAGTTCTACAGGGCTAAACTTTCTGGTGACTGCCCTCGGAACCTTTGACAGCTCCAATCTGCTTGGGGAGAAAGCGGTTCAAGGCTTTGAGAAGTTCCAGGCCAATGTACCTTTTATTGCTTCTACCACGTTGCAAATGCGTGAGGCAGCCAAGACGGGTATGCTTGATGCTTTTGTTCTTGAGTATCAAACCTTTGTGAACGCAACAGATTTCAAAGCAGGTTACGTGTTCACCCCTTTCGGTGTCAGACATGACAGCCCGCTTTATGCTTTAGGTGATTTGCCAAAGGATAAGCTCGACATTATTCAGAAGTTTGCCGATTTTGTGGAACAAGAAAAATATCAGAAATTAGCGGAGCAAAAGGGTTTTAATGGCCTGAATGACTATAAGTCAGAGCTTGAAGCGGTGGATGGCAGTATTTTGTCTGCTGCGCAGAAGCTGTGGAAGGAAAAGAAGAACGGGAGTAAACCGATTGCGGCTGTGTTTGTAGCAGACGTATCAGGGAGCATGGGCGGTGAACCCTTAAACCGATTGAAGGAATCGCTGCTGAAAGGACAAAAGTTTTTGGGACGGGACAACAGTATTGGATTCGTTTCTTACTCCAGTGATGTGGCCATTAATCTTCCTATAGGGAAGTATGACACGAATCAGCAGTCGATGTTCGTTGGGGCCATAGACAGCCTTCAGGCCAGTGGAGGAACAGCTACTTTTGACGGTATTGTGGTGGCGATGAAAATGCTTCAGGATGAGATGGCCTTAAATCCGGATGTGAAGCCGCTGATCTTTGTGCTCAGCGACGGGGAAACGAATGAAGGGCATTCACTTAAGGATATTAGAGGACTGATTGAGACGTACAAAATCCCGATCTACACGATAGGTTACAATGCGAATATCAAGGCGCTTCAAAGTATTTCGAGCATCAATGAGGCGGCCAGCATTAACGCAGATACAGAGGATGTTGTTTATAAAATCAGCAATTTGCTCAACGTTCAAATGTAA
- a CDS encoding MgtC/SapB family protein: protein MDNPWVIDHATILIRLSLAVFLGGLIGFEREQQNHPAGLRTHILVCLGSSMIMLLSIYGFAEFAGEPNVRIDPARLATAVITGVGFLGAGTILFTGKSITGLTTAASLWVVAAIGLQIGAGFYFSAAAGTILVFITLWVFNKVEHRFLKSKKVRKLTIQAETEEELLDIVTQRLASRSIMTQKMMLQRIRPSLDMPLCWEVKLDIVVPRTMEPKEIVAEMKQIGGVVAVSFE from the coding sequence TTGGATAACCCGTGGGTTATTGACCATGCCACCATCCTAATCCGGTTGTCTCTGGCCGTATTTCTTGGCGGTCTCATCGGCTTCGAACGGGAGCAGCAAAATCATCCGGCTGGGCTTCGCACGCATATTCTGGTTTGCCTCGGCTCTTCGATGATCATGCTGCTGTCCATTTACGGCTTCGCTGAATTTGCGGGAGAGCCCAACGTACGTATTGACCCGGCGCGGTTAGCAACGGCTGTCATTACCGGCGTCGGCTTTCTCGGAGCCGGCACGATTTTATTCACAGGCAAGTCCATTACAGGGCTGACCACAGCCGCTTCCTTATGGGTCGTCGCAGCCATTGGGCTGCAGATCGGTGCTGGCTTTTATTTTAGCGCAGCGGCAGGAACGATTCTTGTGTTCATAACATTATGGGTTTTCAATAAAGTGGAGCACCGTTTTCTGAAGAGCAAGAAGGTTAGAAAGCTTACCATTCAGGCGGAGACAGAAGAGGAGCTGCTGGACATCGTCACCCAGAGGCTTGCCAGCCGCTCGATTATGACGCAAAAAATGATGCTGCAGCGGATACGTCCATCGCTAGATATGCCTTTATGCTGGGAAGTAAAGCTTGATATCGTCGTTCCAAGAACCATGGAGCCGAAGGAAATCGTAGCCGAAATGAAACAAATCGGCGGAGTCGTTGCTGTCAGTTTTGAATAG
- a CDS encoding histidinol-phosphatase: MKFDYHTHHERCGHAVGSVKEYIEAAITQGLDIIGISDHTPFFAIAEDRPSLTGSMAKSEFPAYIKEVLELKKDYEEKIEVLLGIEADFLPDHLDLYRSVIASYPFDYVIGSVHEFAGIGIYDSEYWEGLTAARKLEVKNLFYDYIAQSAKCGLYDILGHVDSLNRYFYGYPELRTEAADVTLKAIAASDVVIEINSSDNNWVPDGYFLERALHYGVKVTFGSDAHQPERVGEHFSAIGSHLYEIGYREWAIFRKRERLMVPISR; encoded by the coding sequence ATGAAGTTTGACTATCATACGCATCATGAACGCTGCGGACACGCAGTTGGTTCCGTCAAGGAATATATCGAAGCAGCAATAACACAGGGATTAGATATTATCGGCATCTCGGATCATACACCATTTTTCGCAATTGCTGAGGATCGTCCTTCCTTAACTGGCAGCATGGCAAAAAGCGAGTTTCCAGCTTATATTAAAGAGGTCTTGGAGCTAAAGAAAGACTATGAAGAAAAAATAGAGGTGCTGCTCGGCATCGAAGCTGATTTTTTACCGGATCATCTGGATTTATACCGCTCGGTTATCGCTTCTTATCCTTTTGACTATGTCATTGGCTCCGTGCATGAATTCGCCGGTATCGGCATATACGATTCAGAGTATTGGGAAGGCTTGACTGCAGCACGTAAACTGGAAGTAAAAAATTTATTTTATGATTATATCGCTCAGTCCGCCAAATGTGGATTATATGATATTTTAGGTCATGTAGATTCATTGAACCGCTACTTCTACGGTTATCCAGAGCTCCGCACAGAAGCTGCCGACGTCACGTTGAAAGCAATCGCTGCTAGTGACGTCGTCATTGAAATCAATTCTTCCGACAACAATTGGGTGCCGGATGGCTATTTCCTAGAACGCGCGCTCCATTATGGGGTTAAGGTGACCTTCGGCTCCGATGCGCACCAACCCGAACGCGTAGGCGAGCATTTCTCGGCCATCGGCAGCCATTTATATGAAATTGGGTATCGAGAATGGGCCATATTCCGCAAACGCGAACGGTTGATGGTTCCAATTAGTCGGTGA
- a CDS encoding sugar ABC transporter substrate-binding protein, which produces MKNLITKNRLVMSALLLFSLSTTLSACGGEAGSKNNSNEGVKNNGKDKVEIVWVMAADPDKKAWQDAMVSTFEESHPNVKVRLENIPYDQFDQKLTTLIASGNAPDVWNPNQADSGFATYMKMGALKDLTPYIEKGAPELDTMDPNLLDIYKINGKNYGVPLVSNATYLYYNKDLFDAAGLSYPTTDWDDKSWNFDAMLETAQKLSHDVGDARKQVFGFSSALSANAMTWLFGGDLFKPEAYTSGVMGEPDLMKPINVEALQFNVDLINKYKVAPDAETVAASAQLGDPFLTGKVGMYISGGWGLGSYKQADFKWGVAAVPYHEGRKVTLYVDPWSISATSKHPDEAWEFVRHLANPAEGGGAYRYMNEVGRTPADASLFKLWYDKMGAEIGMDPEAFKQVHEGSIKYGREAENHLIVKFNTVLETMNQSLYLVWGGKKNIADGLKVLNDNLLSLNLN; this is translated from the coding sequence ATGAAAAATCTAATAACGAAAAATCGTTTAGTGATGAGTGCACTTCTTTTGTTTTCCCTTTCTACCACGTTGTCTGCTTGCGGCGGTGAAGCCGGGTCAAAAAATAACAGCAACGAAGGGGTAAAGAACAACGGCAAGGATAAGGTTGAGATCGTTTGGGTAATGGCAGCAGACCCGGACAAAAAGGCATGGCAGGACGCAATGGTTTCGACCTTCGAAGAAAGCCATCCGAATGTTAAAGTGCGGCTTGAGAATATCCCGTACGATCAATTCGATCAAAAGCTGACTACCTTGATTGCCAGCGGCAATGCACCGGATGTTTGGAATCCCAATCAGGCGGATAGCGGATTTGCTACTTATATGAAGATGGGCGCATTGAAGGACCTTACTCCTTATATTGAGAAAGGGGCTCCCGAGCTCGATACAATGGACCCTAACCTGCTCGATATTTATAAAATCAACGGTAAAAATTACGGCGTTCCGCTCGTAAGCAACGCTACTTATCTTTATTACAACAAGGACTTATTCGATGCTGCTGGCCTTTCTTACCCGACGACCGACTGGGATGATAAGTCTTGGAATTTCGATGCGATGCTCGAAACCGCACAAAAGTTGTCTCATGACGTAGGTGACGCTCGCAAGCAGGTTTTTGGCTTCTCCAGCGCATTAAGCGCAAATGCAATGACATGGCTATTCGGAGGAGATCTATTCAAGCCCGAAGCTTATACATCTGGCGTAATGGGTGAGCCTGATCTAATGAAGCCGATTAACGTCGAAGCACTGCAGTTCAATGTGGATTTGATCAATAAATACAAAGTAGCACCGGACGCAGAGACAGTAGCCGCATCCGCGCAGCTGGGCGATCCTTTCCTTACCGGCAAAGTCGGTATGTACATTTCCGGCGGCTGGGGACTCGGCTCCTACAAGCAAGCGGATTTCAAATGGGGCGTTGCGGCTGTTCCCTATCATGAAGGACGCAAGGTTACCCTTTATGTTGATCCTTGGAGCATCTCGGCAACAAGCAAGCATCCCGACGAGGCATGGGAATTTGTCCGGCATTTAGCTAATCCAGCTGAAGGCGGCGGCGCCTACCGTTACATGAATGAAGTAGGGAGAACGCCGGCAGACGCGAGCTTATTTAAGCTTTGGTATGACAAAATGGGTGCAGAAATCGGCATGGATCCTGAGGCATTCAAACAGGTTCACGAAGGCTCGATCAAGTATGGCCGGGAAGCTGAAAACCATTTGATCGTCAAATTCAATACGGTTCTAGAAACGATGAACCAATCGCTCTATCTGGTATGGGGAGGCAAGAAGAACATAGCCGACGGTTTGAAAGTGTTGAATGATAACCTCCTATCCTTGAATTTGAATTAA
- a CDS encoding carbohydrate ABC transporter permease, producing the protein MKRKKSYNHGDLRLMDKTIIYILLYGGVLLFAFPLFWMLSTSLKTIGEIHRVPMTWFPAHLQWINFKQIFIDAPMARFLWNSVWYSAVTVGAVVFSSSMAAFAFARLRARGSMLLFGLVLSTMMIPSQVTLIPQYLLFTKLHWTGTYLPLVIPAFTASSFTIFLMRQFYLGITKELDEAVKIDGGSHFTMYFRILIPLSMPAFATAAILELISRWNDLFGPLIYLNDMTKYPISLGLANFTAAYGATPWHLLMAASLVAILPLLFIFFFAQKYFIQGIVVSGSKG; encoded by the coding sequence ATGAAGCGAAAAAAATCGTACAATCACGGCGATCTGCGTCTGATGGACAAAACAATCATCTACATCCTTCTATACGGAGGCGTTCTATTATTCGCATTTCCGCTGTTTTGGATGCTCTCCACTTCGCTTAAGACCATCGGCGAAATTCATCGCGTTCCGATGACATGGTTTCCAGCCCATTTGCAGTGGATCAACTTTAAGCAGATTTTCATCGATGCCCCTATGGCTCGTTTCCTATGGAACTCGGTATGGTACTCAGCCGTGACGGTAGGTGCAGTTGTATTCTCCTCGTCGATGGCCGCCTTCGCTTTTGCGAGATTGCGGGCGCGCGGAAGTATGCTTTTATTCGGGCTTGTCCTCAGTACGATGATGATTCCGTCCCAAGTCACCTTGATTCCGCAATATTTGCTGTTTACAAAGCTGCACTGGACAGGCACGTATTTGCCGCTCGTGATTCCAGCTTTTACAGCAAGCTCCTTCACCATTTTTCTAATGCGCCAATTTTATTTGGGCATTACCAAAGAATTGGATGAAGCCGTCAAAATCGACGGAGGAAGCCATTTCACGATGTATTTCCGAATCCTGATTCCCCTCTCCATGCCTGCGTTCGCAACTGCGGCTATTTTGGAGCTGATATCGAGATGGAATGATCTATTCGGACCGCTCATTTATTTGAACGATATGACGAAATACCCGATTTCACTCGGGCTCGCTAATTTTACAGCTGCATACGGAGCAACACCGTGGCATCTGTTGATGGCAGCTTCGCTGGTCGCGATTTTGCCGCTGCTGTTCATTTTCTTTTTTGCTCAAAAGTATTTCATTCAAGGAATCGTTGTATCCGGCTCTAAAGGCTAA
- a CDS encoding AraC family transcriptional regulator yields MESNFYEAAKFDISRERKTDTSMPSRHYHNGYEIFYLVSGDISYFIEDKSYQVVGGALLIINVNEIHKLVNSSRESFERITLLFQEEFLEDMFPYNDSFHVLSSFSSGKNFMPLNGQEQSMIEKLFDKMIAEFIKQPPGYEYYLKTLLFELLIFLYRKTSTLPAAEHDGSNPINKKIFEIVDYLNQHYHENQTIQGISSRFFISSSYFCKMFRENTGFTFTEYLNNVRIKEARQLLTGSTLKIADIAEKVGFESMTHFGRIFKDITGHSPLKYRQAYKFELN; encoded by the coding sequence ATGGAGTCGAATTTTTATGAAGCTGCAAAGTTTGATATTAGTCGTGAGAGAAAAACTGACACAAGCATGCCATCACGTCATTATCATAATGGCTATGAAATCTTCTATCTCGTCTCTGGTGATATCAGCTACTTTATCGAAGATAAAAGCTATCAGGTGGTTGGCGGCGCGTTATTGATCATCAATGTGAATGAGATTCATAAGCTGGTCAATTCAAGCAGAGAATCTTTTGAGCGGATTACGCTGTTGTTTCAAGAGGAATTCCTTGAGGATATGTTTCCTTACAATGACAGCTTTCATGTGCTATCCAGCTTTTCAAGCGGCAAAAATTTCATGCCCTTAAACGGCCAAGAACAAAGCATGATCGAGAAGCTTTTCGATAAAATGATTGCGGAATTTATTAAGCAGCCTCCCGGCTATGAATATTATTTAAAAACACTGCTGTTCGAGCTGCTTATTTTCCTTTACCGCAAGACGTCAACGCTGCCTGCAGCTGAACATGACGGAAGCAATCCGATCAATAAAAAGATTTTTGAAATCGTTGATTATTTGAACCAGCATTATCATGAAAACCAAACGATTCAGGGCATATCCAGCAGGTTTTTCATCAGCTCCTCTTACTTTTGCAAAATGTTTCGGGAGAACACAGGCTTCACCTTCACAGAGTATTTGAACAATGTTCGAATCAAGGAGGCACGCCAGCTCTTAACGGGGAGCACCTTGAAAATAGCTGATATTGCTGAAAAGGTCGGCTTTGAGAGCATGACGCATTTTGGACGTATTTTCAAAGATATTACCGGCCATTCACCACTTAAATACCGTCAAGCTTATAAGTTCGAATTGAATTAA
- a CDS encoding sugar ABC transporter permease, protein MRKLSLAMKREERSFWFFIAPWFIGFICFTGGPILVSLLLSFTDYNVISSPTFAGTSNYSTLFGDRLFYKSLSVTLYYSVMAVPFTILTSLIVAVLLNQKIKGQSLLRTLYYAPSIISGVAVSFLWSWLLNPQFGVVNSVLYDWFGIQGPGWFTSPGTVVPSMVLMQLTASGSTMVIFLAALQSLPADLFEAASMEGASGFAKFRKITIPLISPVILFNTIISMIGSLQIFTEAYVITKGGPDWNSYFYVYYLFDTAFKQFRMGYASAQAWILFLLIFALTLVSLWGSKKFVHYEYDSK, encoded by the coding sequence ATGAGAAAGCTTTCGCTGGCCATGAAGCGCGAGGAACGGTCGTTTTGGTTTTTCATAGCCCCTTGGTTTATCGGTTTTATATGCTTCACCGGGGGACCGATTCTCGTCTCGCTGCTGCTCAGCTTCACTGATTACAATGTCATCTCGTCCCCGACATTTGCAGGAACAAGCAATTACAGCACGCTGTTCGGAGACCGGCTGTTTTACAAGTCATTGTCCGTGACTCTCTATTACAGCGTTATGGCCGTACCGTTTACGATACTGACATCTTTGATTGTTGCCGTTCTGCTTAATCAAAAAATCAAGGGGCAATCGCTCCTACGCACGCTGTATTACGCACCAAGCATCATATCTGGTGTAGCTGTCTCCTTTTTGTGGTCATGGCTGCTTAACCCGCAGTTCGGTGTCGTGAACTCAGTCCTTTATGATTGGTTCGGCATTCAAGGACCAGGTTGGTTTACGAGCCCGGGTACGGTCGTTCCATCCATGGTACTCATGCAATTGACGGCATCAGGCAGCACGATGGTGATCTTTCTTGCCGCGCTGCAATCGCTGCCGGCAGATCTGTTTGAAGCCGCATCTATGGAAGGGGCGAGCGGTTTCGCGAAGTTCCGTAAAATTACGATTCCGCTTATTTCACCTGTCATTTTATTCAATACCATCATTAGCATGATCGGATCACTGCAAATCTTTACGGAAGCCTACGTTATCACGAAGGGAGGGCCGGACTGGAACTCCTATTTCTACGTGTATTATTTATTTGATACTGCATTCAAGCAGTTCCGGATGGGGTATGCCTCCGCTCAGGCATGGATATTATTCCTGCTTATTTTCGCGCTGACTCTCGTATCGCTGTGGGGCTCCAAAAAATTCGTCCACTATGAATATGACTCGAAGTAA
- a CDS encoding ABC transporter substrate-binding protein has translation MEWHETITIWSQTPVKVLDIRHLAMKTGEELQAYRLPANAFIFTNQGEAKICLDGMTVESSNSLLLHGGKGATLNISCLSRPFDYYLILYKPMRGLSTQSTQRQAEQHAPFGQQYTFKAKHPLSLLALLESMQQHWKLSEELDRLQVTGLFYQFVHEQFRQLRIADTEAAPPDLAVQIANYIHAHYHETISMEMIANIFHYSTHYLSRVFKRKYGCSPMEYLVQTRMNQAKFLLNETEVTIHDIAYSVGYADMYYFSRLFKKQTGETPAQFKMHNLGLKSSVRTNFMPESFIAPSLEEGYIVNSDNHYQQDTWRVDEMSFGFKPSIAVTLLFSLSLLLAACGGSDSNVQQSTEGNNKQHSESTDTLPAETRVYKDALGREVTIPVKPSKAVVITYGGYLLPLGLEPVGVDQGTLEQYPDTMTEADSIGDGLGNAEAISALQPDIIILPDYHSAEIYETYQKIAPTVAVAWGGDPDVINTLRAMGDVMNRKPEAEAWISKFEEKLERIRDEININIKEGTTAITFILYKGEVLLGGKGGTLGKLIYEDLGFQMPEQFEKFADGGAALSMESLADRPADYFFTQMKDDELEEMTKLFQEPLYKAIPAVKNNRVLNISRNKWNYGPDLVDEAVDALIAQVEQSQK, from the coding sequence ATGGAATGGCATGAGACTATCACAATATGGAGCCAAACGCCGGTTAAAGTGCTTGATATTCGGCATTTGGCAATGAAGACAGGTGAGGAATTGCAAGCTTACCGCCTTCCAGCAAATGCTTTTATCTTCACTAACCAAGGTGAGGCTAAAATATGTCTTGATGGAATGACTGTCGAATCTTCTAATTCCCTGCTGCTGCACGGCGGCAAAGGCGCTACGTTGAATATCAGCTGTCTGAGCCGTCCTTTTGACTACTATCTTATTTTATATAAACCTATGCGCGGCTTATCTACTCAATCTACGCAAAGACAAGCTGAACAGCATGCTCCATTTGGGCAGCAATATACTTTTAAAGCAAAACACCCCTTATCTCTGCTTGCTCTGCTAGAGTCTATGCAGCAGCATTGGAAGCTGAGTGAAGAGCTGGACCGACTGCAGGTGACAGGCCTTTTCTACCAATTCGTGCATGAGCAGTTCCGCCAGCTGCGTATCGCTGATACTGAAGCTGCCCCGCCAGATCTGGCTGTACAGATCGCTAATTATATTCATGCGCATTATCACGAAACGATCTCCATGGAGATGATCGCGAATATATTTCATTACAGTACACACTACCTCTCCAGAGTGTTTAAACGAAAATATGGATGCAGCCCTATGGAGTATCTCGTTCAGACACGTATGAATCAAGCTAAGTTTTTGCTAAATGAAACAGAGGTGACCATTCATGATATCGCCTACAGTGTCGGATATGCAGATATGTATTATTTTAGCCGCCTTTTCAAAAAGCAAACTGGCGAGACACCAGCTCAGTTTAAAATGCATAACCTCGGTTTAAAAAGTTCAGTTCGCACAAATTTTATGCCCGAATCGTTCATTGCTCCCTCCCTAGAAGAAGGTTATATTGTTAACAGTGATAATCATTATCAACAAGATACTTGGAGAGTGGATGAAATGAGTTTTGGTTTTAAGCCTTCTATTGCTGTAACGCTATTGTTTAGCCTATCGTTGCTGCTTGCTGCTTGTGGTGGTTCAGATTCAAATGTGCAGCAGTCTACGGAGGGCAATAATAAGCAGCATAGTGAAAGTACAGATACATTGCCGGCAGAGACTAGGGTTTATAAGGATGCATTAGGGCGAGAAGTGACTATCCCCGTTAAGCCGAGCAAGGCTGTCGTCATTACATACGGTGGTTATTTGCTGCCGCTAGGACTAGAGCCAGTTGGGGTCGATCAAGGTACACTTGAGCAATATCCAGACACCATGACAGAGGCCGATAGCATCGGTGATGGACTTGGCAATGCAGAGGCTATATCTGCCCTACAACCAGACATCATTATACTGCCAGACTATCATAGCGCTGAAATCTACGAAACTTATCAGAAAATAGCTCCAACGGTTGCTGTAGCATGGGGCGGCGATCCAGACGTCATCAATACGCTCCGAGCGATGGGCGATGTCATGAACCGGAAGCCAGAGGCGGAAGCATGGATTTCTAAATTCGAGGAGAAGCTTGAGCGTATCCGAGATGAGATCAATATTAATATTAAAGAAGGTACAACCGCCATCACGTTCATTCTTTATAAGGGCGAGGTTCTATTGGGAGGCAAAGGCGGTACTTTGGGCAAGCTGATCTATGAGGATTTAGGCTTCCAAATGCCAGAGCAGTTTGAGAAATTTGCGGACGGCGGCGCTGCATTGTCGATGGAATCGTTGGCTGATCGGCCTGCCGACTATTTCTTCACACAAATGAAGGATGATGAGCTGGAAGAGATGACAAAACTATTCCAAGAGCCTCTCTATAAAGCCATTCCCGCAGTAAAAAATAATCGTGTCTTAAACATATCCCGTAATAAATGGAATTATGGACCTGACCTCGTGGATGAAGCGGTAGATGCCTTAATCGCACAGGTAGAGCAGTCGCAGAAATAA